The DNA region ATTGCTTCATCCCAAAAGCTAGCTGGCCAACTAGAGCCGGTTGAATTTTTTCCACTAGAATTTCTAATGGGGTTGGTATCACATTCCAGCTCATTATCCCTTCCAGCGcttgctcctgctccagctcactGCTTCCTCTCTATCCCAGTTTCCTTTTAGGTCTCAGTCCCTTTGGATGCCAACCCTCCCATCCCGTTTCCagttccctcctttccccctaaaAGTCAGACAATTAACAGGAGTAGGGTTCTGTTAGTGAATGCTAAGAAATAATTCTTTCTATCCTTGCTCCAGatttatgttcaaagcacagatgCTGATCCAACTCTTATGAGTGCCCAGGCAAGTCTTGCTGGATTGTATCCACTGGCTGGAAATCAGGTCTGGAACCCCAAAATCCTTTGGCAGCCAATCCCAGTTCACACTGTGCCAGTGTCACATGACAAGGTGAGTACAAACTGGGGACTTTCTGCTTCCCATTTGGCTTGATCAGAAAGCCAAAATATGTGACAAAGAGTGAATGAAGTGGATGAAAGTGACACTAAGCTAAGGCATCGTGCACTAAGAACTAATAGCGTGGGCAGCACCATTGAGATCCCTCAAGAGGAGGACTCCTCTACACAGCCTTGTGCTTAATGAAAATAGAAAGATCTAAGTCTAAAATCTAAGGAAGGGAGGGAGTTTGCCCACACTGTATGAGAACACAACTCAGAGTTGGTAACAGATTAACCCACTCTCTTGGCTCACACAGACACTAAAAATAGCTTGCTCCATTTGAGAGCTGAGAGGAAAGtactttccctcccctctcaaCTCTTTAGGGCTGTGGTCTTCAATCTTTTCTGATCCATGACCCACAAAATAGACAAAAAAATTGTCCCATGTCTCTCCATATCTCAGTGAGATTTGGATTGTGGAATAACGTTTTAGCTATTTTGTCAATTGCtagttttaaaaaagagttgGGGTTGGTGCTACTGGGGGTGAGGCTTGTGAGGTAAATAGGCCATTCCTTTCACTCTCTTCTCCTCTGGACCCACATAGTACTCCGGTCTGGGGAGTGGGGAACACTTTTCCAAGGGGATGTGTCAAGCCAGCTACACAGCCACTTGACGtgctgcttcccctgccccagagctgggacttgggcagggaaggggaagatATGCCTGGAAGGTAGCAAggcaggaatggcagcaggagtCGAGAGAAAAGAGTGAGctgttccttccttccctttctcagGCTCCCACTGAGTCCTACACACCTAGGAATTTTGCAGCTTTCAGTGGAGGTGTGCCCCACTGGTTGAGAATAGGTGGCCTAGAGCACTGGTATCAAactcagcaaaatgtctcacacaTGTTTAGCCAGCTGATCAGACAACCATTCCCTGGTCCATGTAACATACACAAGTGAATCAAATGACTATAAAACATTGCTGTAGCCCTTATTTATCTTGACCACTGACTGCTGCCCTGGTCTGATGCCCATTGTAAGTGCTGTACTGCAGTCACTAGAAACTAAGTTAATAAAAAAATTCTCATGAATAGGAAAACAAATGTAGATgtgattcacacacacacacacacacacactattattTCTTACATTTTACATTACTATGAATATACAGCAGACTTGACTCCACAAGTGTCCTTCTAATCAAAGCTAGTGTCCAATTACATCAAGAAAAACCATACCTATTCATAAAAACGTGGTTAGATTTCAGGATGACATGGCTTAAACAAGTAGATTTTTAAAGCCGTAAAAACTTAGGTGTGCATATTTTCAGGCTAATTATCTCTTCAATTCTCCAAGGTTTTATTTAAAGCTCTTGTTTTAATTGTGTGGCTACAAAcagttttattaattattttgtgaGAGAGAACAAAACACATGTTAGTAGGAAAGATACAGCCAATTTGAAATGAAGTGGcatgtaattttgttttttttactatttaaatTTAATGCagataatttcaaataaaaattctCAGATTACACAAATACAAATTCTTAGATCATATAATTTAAACAGTCTTTAGCTTGTGGTgaaagtaaacaaagttttcaaaaatctcTACAAGCGAACATTATGGGTGAAATCACCCGTGTAGAAGGCCAGCAAAAGGCATATACAAcacttaagccctattttgaagGCTTAAGCAGAACATGGGCTTGCAACAGCCCTCTGCACAGCTGTGCATTTCACCTTGACTGATTATGTTCTAATTTTCAACCACAGCATCTTTAAGCAGGGACTTCCATAAAGGTTTAATAGTTCTACTACAGAAGTGAGTCCATAGGGCTATTATACTTTACCTAGCGCAAAAGACACtggaaaacaaaccaaaccccCGGTACAGATTGCCTCAACTaacacacaaatgaaaaatggaatCTCATGAAAGAACATTAAATAGCCAAATGGGAAACACCCTGCCTAACTAATCCattgaatgttttgttttagttgCTACACTTACCTTATCCAAACTGCCCACGATACTACGAACTTCAGAAAGAAACCTTTGCATCAAGGACATTTCGAAGACATTTCAAGCACTACAGGGTAAAGAACACAACATGTTTTCAGTTGTGGAAAAAGTCTAATTAAAAACTGTCAGTAAGGTGTTGCTCAACTCACCACTGGACAGGTTCTGGGTTTTAGCTCAGTCAGGCTGATGTCCCTTCCCATGGTAACAGCCAGTCAGTTTCTCCTAGGCAGCCCTTGTCTCACTCCAGAAACCCCAGCATCCTCTTTATGACTCAGCCATCTGGCTAGGTCACTAGCATGGTTTTCTCTTCTGAGAGAAATGTATCAAgcagtctcaggcagtcttccgcTTCACGGCCTCACAGTGCCACTTCTGCAATGGcaggcaggggaacccaggcctaccctctactctgggttgcAACTCAGGGACCCTCTACAGAGCAGCCAAGGtccatcctctgctcctttcTACCTTTCCCTGAGCTGCTGTCATATCTCCTGGCCTTCCCCACTTCTCTGGTTTGCCACTCTCTTTACTCCCTCATCCCAGGGAGTAATTTTAGGCAAATTCATTGCTGCAGCCCCctcaaacacacctcccttctccccaggaaTAACTGCAAATACTTTCCCAGTAGACCCCTCTGCttccaatttcctgtcttttataGAAGCCCTACATGTCCCTCACAGGTGATCTTctctctaattagctgcctccagcCTAAAACTCCCCTATTTGCAGCCAAATTAACTTATTGGCCTCACCTGTCCCAATTCAACTCTTGCAGGGCCAGTTTGCAGACTACACTCCATCACACTGTCACTCATGACAGCATTAGCCAATGGTAGGTCACCAGAATGGAAATCAAGAGATCTCGTTGTGACATtctcctctggtgttatctggactggtgatccgctaggtcactccaatccttgactctgggagccagccttaccctgctctgtgagaacccccactcctgggctgttgatgcacagcctctagcatgtaagctgctccttgaattgtgcaaccaaatgacactagccaatgaCACTATAGtaccagacacaaccctaggaacctccatcttgcagtgtccacttatgcccactggatgctgcaagcttgtAGGAGTTTCTCAATTTAACATagaaattgatatgtatcagGCTTGTTATCACAAAAGAAGCCTCTGACTCACTttaaaccaaatgcactgcttcaggtagaaaggacaaacaaatttattaactataaagatagattttaagtgattatatgtCAAAGTATAACAAATCAtatttgatcaaatgaaataaacGCAAagcacattctaagctgatcttaacactttcaatgcccttacaaacttagatgcttctcaccacaggctggctggttgcacttcagccaggctctcccttaGATCAGCGCTTCAttcgcttggtgtggtgtctgtagatataggtggaagagagaggaagagcatggcaaatgtctctctcttttatcatgtcctttcttctgtcttggctttgcccccctccTGCTTCAGAGTGaagtgagcattacctcatcgcagtcccaaactgaccaaaggaagggggggtgATTCACTTAGGAGTCCAAgagatcctttgttgttgcctaggccagttTCCTTTGTTTCTGTGAGACTGgtctgggtttgtcccatacctgccctgatgaggtgtgaactgcccctctgctcttggggagtttttacctgggcttattttaacccatgaggtcacattttcagcctcataaccatatacatgaaattacaacctataacattactctAACAACAATTattataacattactataacaacaattttcaatacatcatgagccttccaaagacacacGATATGACAAACTTTgtattggataccacacaatcatattataaggatgaatatGGGCATGTAGTGTGTTCCCAtgaggtacagaacatcacaTTCTCCTTTTAATGTAGGTATTTCATTCCTACTAACATTAACAGGCCTAACTACCACATATTGGAAGGCGATTATACCCATTAACTGATTATGAAATTGTAAAACTTGCTAGGCTGGCCTATCCACCCCAAATGACAGGTGCAATTTTAGTGAAGATAAACTCTTGGCCACCAGATTAGTGGAAATCTACAAAACAAAACTCAGCTCTGCTACAAACTCAcctctctctgctcagtgtcacaTCCACAACACCTCCTCTGACATCTCTCCCCATATGCTCCTCTGCTAATTCAGATGACTTCTCCTCTACAAAAATCTCCTCActaatttttctcattttcatgTTAGAAAATTCCCACAACTTCAGTACAGTCTCAaacacctctctctccccttcacaTCTCACATTCAGGTTGTCGCTCAAGTGTTTCACTTCTTTCACCACAACATCTCAAATGCCTCTCCTTTCCTCCACATCTCAACTATCAAAATCTACTGCAATCTCCTGCTCTCTGGCCTGTCTGACTTCCACTTTCTAGCCCTCAAGTTTATCCAAAACTTTGCTGCCAAACTATCATCTTCCACTGCTTTGACCATGTCATTGCTTCTCAGGCTCTTCACTGGCTCTGCAACTTGGCACCACATTCAGTCTACTCATATTTTACACAGTTCTGCCTCTGCTTACTGTTCACTTTTGTCTCCTGCCACTCTCCTGCTCAATACATACTTTGCACTAATTCTGCTTCTCTACGTggtactgtttacccctttcccaCAAAGTGCCTTGGTGCTTTTCCCCATGTTTCTTCAGATGTCTGCAATCTCCTCCCTGATACAGTAGGTCATGCAGCCTCCCTCTGCTCCTTCAGATCCCATCTCAAAATCTCTTTTTCCTCTTACAGTGTCCCACGTTCCCACAACAgtttaagaagaagaaaaaaattaacttttttagaaTGGGAACTAGTGATGTATATATCCATCAACTATGTTGTGTGTAAACTTCCTTTCCTCTTGCCTGTTGTCATCTGTCCCTGACCTGTAGGTTCACTGcaacagggactgtctttattcTTTCTGTAACAATGGCATATATCATTACGGAGTTATATAGGAATGTCATAAATGGACAAAACAAAAGCCTTTCATCATATTTacatgtttgttgtttttgtcttCCAGCCATTTCTGAGATTTTTAGCAGTTCACACAGGATACCCATTGAAGAGGCTGAACACTGaaagaattataaaaatatatgacACCTTACTATGTGAGGTAAAAGTACATAAGAAAATTCCCCTAAGATACAATTCAAACATGCTACAGTACAAGAAGGATTGATTTACAAAAGTCATCCTCCGCTCCTTAGTGGTTAGAAAAAAGTTATACATTTGCAAGGAATAGCTGTTTGAGAATGTCCAGAGCTAGGGATTCTTACCAGACCAGTTGCCTCAAATAATTGGCATACATATCCTTCATCCAGTTCTATGCCAACATAgcgtttctgtgtgtgtgtgtgtgttaaattccTTGTTGCCCTAAGTACCACTGAGAAAGTCTATCAATCACATTATCACCACAGTTCtggaagggaaaggaggaggtAACTTTTAGACCCCCTGCTTGCTGTATTATTTATAGAGCACCATAAAGATGCACAGTGTTTATAGTAGTAAAAATACATGGATCAGACCAGGAAATGTAATCTTCCTCCTCAAAGATTTTTAGAGTCAAATGGTGCGTGCAGGTACAGTAATAATTAGGTAGTAGCAAATGTAGCAGTGTGTGAATGGAAAAACCTGTAAGATTCATTGAACAAGTAGGATTATAGCAGTAATTTGAAGGAGGCAGAAGGCTATTGGTGAATATTGTTTGGGAGGCTGTTCTAAGCAGAGGGACTATGTCTTCCAGTGCAGGAGTGACCAAAAATTGCAAGGTGTTGCAATGCaagttgttgtttgttgttttgcttgtttgttttccttttatttaaataactgtTTGGCATATTACCAAGAAGACTAAAGCGGTTTTAAAGTAGATTACATTGTGGATGCAAACTACCCAATTGTATCACATTTTGCAATAAGTTTCCATCTATCCTGTATTTTCCACAATAGTCCCAGTTTTGCCAAGGCAATCCCACCAGGGACATTTCCCAGATCTCTACATTAGTCCAATGACCCATGAAATGTCAACGTAATGGGAAACTGCAACTTGAGCATGTTACAGTAAGTCATCACCACATACCAGACAGAGATGTGTCAATGCAAGGCCACAATGCTGTATTGCAAACGTCATGGTGTCCTGAGGCAGGAGTTTATTCCATCAGGTAAACTTACAAAATTGCCCATCCCTGTCTGTCATCAGGGGCCCTTATGCCAGAGAGAATTTAACTAATTAGTAGAGTACTTCCTCCAGTGCTGGACTCTGAGTATGGGTCCTTCACGTTGCTCATCTGGGACTCTAGTTGGGACTCCTGCCACAAAAGCAACAACTCTATCAGCTGTGCAAAAAGAGTCTTGTTGTTAGCTGTTTTCATGCAGCCATGGTAGAAGTCACCTCACCATATTATTTATTATGGTCACAGGCCATTTGACTTCTAGGTAACTCCAAAggcacaagtatcagaggggtagccatgttagtctggatctctaaaaagcgacaaagagtccagtagcaccttatagactaacagaaacaTTGGACTCTTTGTCCAAAGGCACAGGGTACTTGTTTGCCTGCGGCAATGATATGAAACAATATTCACTTAGCATGGCCTCTTCCTTCGAAACAAATCATGtttgttaaagaaataaataatacattgtgACCCAAGCTGATTTAACCTGACATGATCCATTGTTTCCCCTGTTTAAACAAATCCTATGATTAATTAGCAAGTCCTTGTCAGGACATAACAGGTAGAATGGAAGCAGGTAGTTCTGAGAACACTCCCACTATTTAGCTCACTTAAATTGTCACACTTTGATAAGGGTACACTATGTTATGACAAAATAGACTGGGTTTGTTAGACAGGAATTCAGTTCGGTACAAATCTGGAGCACTGTGTGCACTTCCTACCTCTTCACAGTGGCAGCCTTTAACATATCTGAATCCAGCCCCAGAGGCAACCATAGCCTCATTCCACTTTGTTTTGGGAACTGAGGCAACATCTGTAAGAGTTGGTGTAAAATGGGCCAGAACTCATCTCCAGATCCCCAACCCTCACCAGACGTAAGGTTGTTCAAAATGCAGATATAAATGTGGCAGTTTGAGCTGTTCTCTAGCTCACTGATTTCTCAGAGCTGCCAAGCCAAACAGTCTTGACTGCCATGTaagttttgcttgaataagggTTTCTGGATGTGGCTCAGGAACTTACTGATAACAGAAAATTTTCACTAAGACACAAGATTCATCCTTTATAATTTGATGATGATCATCCACTATACATGCAGCCATTTTGCATATCCCTCCCAATTAGCGCTGTGCCGCCTGCTAGTCTTCATGAATACTGTCATCTCTTCTTACCCTTTAAAAGTTGCTGTCATTGAGCAATATATTGATATAAATGAGAGTTCcaccaccacccaagtgcagtgTCTGGTCCTtagtttaatataaaataaagagaaatctTTAATTTGGTCAAAATATTCAGGATTTGTACCTGAATGTACCAGAGCATTGTAACAATACAAAAGGAAGCAACACAACCTGGTAGAAATCAGAGAGAAAATCATTGTTTTCCCTCTCTGCTGTAGGAGATCAACAATTACACTTTACCATCATGGGCCACGCATGGTGTCAGGACCAAGCTTCTAAAGCTCACAGAACTGCTGCTACGGGCAGAATTTGGGCtccacaaacaaaaacagaagtcTCGACTCCAGGGAGGTAGGCAAAAATACATAATTCTAAGTGGGGTGAGAGTGTGATGGGAAAACAGAGTGGAAAGGGTGTACAGTCAACACTTGAATTCATATCCTATTTAGAACTATGGAAGCTGCTATGTACACATATATTACAAGGTGATCACCTTCTATTCTTACTTGAATCCATGGAAATCAGGAAGTTACAATGGAGTAACACTAAAGAGAGGGCCAGGCTCACCAATACACTCTGGCTTCTTTGCACTACTCTTGTGAACCAGTCTGTTAAaccagtttatggctgctttcAGCCACTGGGATCTACCAATTAATCTGTCCCTAAAATTGGTGCATGTGTGAACACAATCAGGCCCATTATTTATACAAAGATTGGGTCAGATCCATCAGTGAACTTCAAAAAGTAGCTATAAACACATGTTAACTAATCTACTATGTGTTTAAGCACTTCCTTGTGTTAAGAATATCAACATTAACATAAGCTCCCTATACCATTATTGTCACTATTTTCCAATTTTCTTCCAGGTGTTCTTTTAAAAGATATTCTCAAACATCTCTCGACTGCCAGAAAGCCTTCCAACCGGCAAAAGATAATTATCTATTCTGGAGTGagtcatctttttcttttatgttgGATTTTTGAAGTTGTCAACTATAGTAAAAGACATGGGACTTCATTTCCTGCATCTAACAACAgttacactgttttttttttcttttgtggctAGCTTTAACCATTTCATCATGATTTACTTAGGAAAATTTAGCTCAGATACATACAGCATCGCATTTCCCAGTCCAACCTAGTGGTTTACTTCATTCTTAAGCTGTTTTGATTGTTTAGTGAAGAAATCAAAAGGCTTGGTCCAAGGTCTTTCACTGATCCAATAGGACATCCTTGATCTAGAAACCTGCCaactgctgctttttatttttaattaaatgtagtGACTTTAAAAGGTGCTGGACTTAGATACTGAGGTTTTCTATTTTTGCACAGAACATGCACTTTCTCCCAGTGGGCAGGGAGAGTCCTGGATTACTTGGCAAAAACTATTTATAGCCCAGTTAGGTTGTCAGATGTTGGACCTTAGGGTCAAATCCCAAATCTCATCTAATTCTGGATGACCAGCTGGAGAAAGCTTGGGCCTGTCTGTAAGATGAACGGAATACTCCCAACTCCCGTTCACTTTCTCTAGAGTTGCAAGTGCTCaggtcttctgaaaatcagacgtGAGTTGTCTCAGGCTGGGCATCCAGAATTGGAGGACACTTGAAAGGGTTTGGCCTAACAGCTGAGGTACTCAAAACAGAAGGCCACTTTTAACCTTCAGGCCTAAGTCTATCATCGGACTGGAACTGATAATTGCCAGTCCTGGGCCTCAGGTCAGCATAATTCTGGGTAAATTAATATATATTTGGAATGaaaaagaaggaaacatttctctggcaggttgttattgttatttttaatggCAACTGTTCAAACCTGCTCTGAGATTTGGAATATGAATAGTAGTCCCGGAAGGCTAATATAAATGCATAGGTAtctccacatcacaaaaaaaaggaaacttttttcaAAGCTAtcttaaaataagaataatcaaGGAAACAGAGATCAGAGACCAAGTACTTATTCATGGAGTTGTGCAAGTGAAGTGAACTATGCAGCTTAACTGGGGGAGAAATTACTGAATGTTTGCTCAGTAGTGACCACATCATTCTCAGGAATTCTTTAATGGGAATGTTCCTTCTGTTTACAGCACGCTGCTACCATTGTTGCCTTACAGATGGCACTCAatgttttcaatggaaaactcccTCCATACAGTGCCTGCCATTTTTTTGAACTTTACCAGGAAAAGGATGGGTAAGTATCTGGATAAAGCTATATTActgaaatgtactttttaaaaaccaatttacTGAAGCCcagaatattttataaataaaactgttttttgaTGGCCAATATTAAGCTGCCTGGACACATAGGGCCTCAAATAATAATACGGATCATGGTATTAGCTTAATTATTATAATCTGAGTGactttagtgcttgtgaaaggccCCAGATTCACAGCCCTGGAGCCTGAAGTCTCTCCCTACAGTGTAAGCTTCCCCACCAGTGAATTTCAACCCTGTTCTAGGACACCTCCAGTGGTGAGAGGTTTTACTCAGCTCCCACTGCTACTCAGTCCTCTAACTCTCCACTGAGAGTGGATCTGTAGAGTTGAGGATCCCCAGGTCTCTTCAGCTCCCAAATTCCCCCTCCATGCTGGGGAACACAGTGAACCCTTGTGGAACAGAGCAACATAACACCCTCCCCTGACTCACAAAACCCTTTCCACTGTGAAATCACACAATTCTCATGCCTCAGGGCCCTCTAGAATCATGGCTGGAGGAACAGCTTTTTCCAGACACATGACTAGTGCTAGTTCAGGGATACTAGGTGCCATACAAAATGGCTGGATACCAGGTGGGATTCTAACAGGATTTAGAAGGACAAGTCCTACTGAAAGTCAGTAGGAGttgggtgtctaactcccttgggtcctttgaaaatcccacccccatGAACAATGCCCTTACAATAAGTTCAAGTAGAGAACATACAAGTCTTCCAAGGAAAGATGGTGATGTTTCAAAATAAGTTCTTAAAATTAGACTGAACAAAACACTTTCAGAATGTACAGGAAAACCAGTCATGTCAGCGCAGGAAGATTAGCTTAGATGAACTAATGCCAATAAATCTTTTTGATTCTCAATATCTACGTACAAAGGCAGATTTAAATGTTAACTTATAGGACAAAATTCACTCATTCTGTGTTACAGCAGAGGTGAAGTTGATCCATAATGTTTTACAGACATTTATGTATCAATATTTCATTTGGACCTTGTTAAATTGGTGAAATATACCTCTCTAGTCTACCCATGATACCCTTACTAACAGGAGGGCACATGGACTGTAAGTTCCTGTCTCTGATAATAAAGCATTGTTTCTCTTAATTTATTCCATTTGGCACTTTTTATAAAGAGTTAGAAAAAGTGTGTCAAACTTGTCCTTGGTGTAACTACATTTAATAGGGTCCAAACACTGCAACTTCAAAGAAGGCGTACctaattttacttttatttgtgtGCTGTGACTCAGGCAATACACCATTGAAATGTACTATCGGAATCACTCTTTGAAAGATCCCCACCCGCTCACTCTGCCAGGCTGCAAATTTCGCTGTCCACTCGAGCAATTTAATCAGATACTTTCATCAGTTTTAGTGCACCACTGGACAAAAGAATGCAGGATATAGGGCATACGCAAGGTAAATATGGTGCTGTTAAatattgtgtgtgcatgtgtcatcCTAAATGTGTGGCAAGAGCAGATACAACCCTGACTAGACATAACTTTGAAACAGCAATATTTTTGTACAGGTTTGATCTAAAATGAATGGCAATCCAGATCCATTATGATAATTTTCCTCCTACCTCTCTATTGATGCATATGCCCAGGCAACCCCAAATCTAAACTGCTCTTCTGGTGGAAGACAAATTCAGGTTACGTCTACCTTGAAACCAAGGGTGTAACTTGCAGCTGTTGTATGTCATGCTTGGAAATCCTATATGGCTTTCTGAATCACTGGTATAAAGAGGAATTTGGACCTGCAGATATTAGATGAGCATAATGAGCCAATTCTTACTACACTCTTCCAAATCCATGAACAGAAGGAAGATGTTTTTGCTGGAGTGAGTGAATAATCAGCCATTCATAATTTACTCGGGGAATTTCACAGACTGTCAGTAAGCAGATCAagaaatcatcatcattattCACTATTGAATGTGATTCCtgtatttttttgacaaaaatgatcaAGAAGAGTGTGTTGTAAATATCCAACACCTGCACTGTGCTGTTTAGCTACCTAAGTCATGTCCaatctgctccctgattggataaATTATGTAAACTAACcaacaaagaaaaaagtgaaaaattacTACCAAATACATAATTGAAATTTGCTTTTGGTTACAATTTGAGTATTCAGACTTAAAGTACACCTCTGTTAAGAGGTCCAGCATAAAGCAAATTCACAAGAACCACACACAGATTCTGGGCAAACTTCAGTCCTAGTGTAAATGGTTGCAATTCTATTTAATTTCACCTCCAACTTTGTCAAAATCATCTTTATCATTGTCCCTTGGTGCTGCATATGCATTTTGTGTTGATGCTTTGAATAATAATGTATTTATGAGTGAGCATCCATTGAATAGAAACCCATAACATGTTTATCTCGAGTAAAATGTAGAAATATCATTAGGACCAAATTATGTGTCCCTCTGCAGGAGTATGCTACATGGGGAGAAGGTGCAGAGGGCTCTTCCCCTCATCACTATAAGCTTGTT from Chelonoidis abingdonii isolate Lonesome George chromosome 2, CheloAbing_2.0, whole genome shotgun sequence includes:
- the LOC116839738 gene encoding prostatic acid phosphatase-like, translating into MRVRRLLCGVWSLCFLLSLFFILLHQTTAKRKLKFVSVVFRHGDHTPCESFPTDKHKKNAWPQGSGQLTKLGIQRQYELGQYMRKRYKHFLSTVYNQFEIYVQSTDADPTLMSAQASLAGLYPLAGNQVWNPKILWQPIPVHTVPVSHDKLLHLPYPNCPRYYELQKETFASRTFRRHFKHYRPFLRFLAVHTGYPLKRLNTERIIKIYDTLLCEEINNYTLPSWATHGVRTKLLKLTELLLRAEFGLHKQKQKSRLQGGVLLKDILKHLSTARKPSNRQKIIIYSGHAATIVALQMALNVFNGKLPPYSACHFFELYQEKDGQYTIEMYYRNHSLKDPHPLTLPGCKFRCPLEQFNQILSSVLVHHWTKECRI